The Mytilus edulis chromosome 4, xbMytEdul2.2, whole genome shotgun sequence nucleotide sequence GCATATTTCCtgtgatcttttttttttgtgataatttttcatatcatgctactcgcttaaccctttcctccataatgactcCTTTtcacgccaccccctttactccataatgaccgTTCGACGCCTTTTGActcctgtgtagtacctcagttgataCGCTTTGACTTCAAAGTGTCTGTAGTAAACTTAATAAAAAATgggtatccaatatgaaaaggaatgTCAAAGGTATATCCGACTCAAGttcatttgatgaaatatttgcttTTCGCACTGCATGAATTCTTTAAAGCATATTTACAGCATtttatgcgaatcaagtatgcaaaaaaaaaaattcaatggagGAAAAGAAATTAAGgatgcacgtggcgttgctaatgaaattgacatgaaattgacaacgtcattataggtaaaatagcgataaattaTCATTGGTCACCTCAACTCGATTACTTTTGAAAATTCAATCTCGTCGAgatgatcaacaataatctataaatattgcaAGTAATTTTATAATAGAAACATCCATATCAGCTGCATATGGATTACATTCCTGAGATCTTTAAAATTTTTGATGGGTCAACCATAAAGAGGAATAAGTGTACATTTAACAAACCTCTACTTCTGTGACTATGATTACTATTGCTACGGCGATATCTGTTGACTCTTGCAGCCTGTAATTGTGCCTGAATGTGTTGTGTTCTATCAAACTTCGTTCCTACACTTTCTATTTCATCTGGTTCACTTGATGAATTCATATCAAAGACACtcttcaaaatatttcttaaatccCCTGCATAGTTTGTTTGCAGCTGATCGGCTACACCTAAAAGACAAATGATCACACATGAACAAATCTGTTGCAATTAGTTAACAAATGTTCTATAAGCTTCATAGAACCCACCTAAGACATTAGATGTAAATTTCAagaggaatatatatataactctttTGAAAATTGTTGATCGCCCTTTATTTGAAACATTTCCAAGACAATGTTAATATAAATCTTTGATATTAATTAATTCATCAATATCTGACAAAAATTGTTCACTTGAGAGTACATATAATGCCATTTTCTATAGAATTCACTTTTAAAATGGACATAATTTCTATAAAGATAAATCGATTTGTGGAGATTTTTCGAACACATCACAGACActgctgatacatgtacatgatgtatagcCCTtgaatataaatttcataacaatcTTCAAAGGAATGCAGATGTGAGAAGACATGAGAAGACGTGAGAAGACTTACAATGCAATTTTCTATATAATACAAGGAGTAtaactgttttgaaaatatttgattggCACTTATTTTCGAAAGTTGTCCAAGATATTGATGATATAAACCTTTCatgtttattgaattttatatattaatatcttACCATCTGTCAAGGATTGTACACCTGATAATGCttaaaaaacttaatttaaagCTAAGCAGAAATCGGGTAACATATGTAAAACTAAAAGTGCTCCCATACAGTGCAGAGTAAAATCATATGGAAATTGTATGCCTCAGCCATATAGTATACCTTCACAAATTAGGAAAGTACCATATACATAGTTTATAATTACGGTACAGTATGCTTTactaaataattgtatttttaaaatacttaCAAACATATTGTTTTTACACATTGCATGTATAAGTGTAGTAGTTCTTAAAATCACAGATATTTTTTTTGGGAAGCCTTAATCTGTATGATCTGATTATGATGATGAGAGAAGGGAATCACAGTCTTACCTGATATACAAACAAATAGTCTGTGGATGAGAGAAGGGAATCACAGTCTTACCTGATATACAAACAAATAGTCTGTGGATGAGAGAAGGGAATCACAGTCTTACCTGATATACAAACAAATAGTCTGTGGATGAGAGAAGGGAATCACAGTCTTACCTGATATACAAACAAATAGTCTGTGGATGAGAGAAGGGAATCACAGTCTTACCTGATATACAAACAAATAGTCTGTGGATGAGAGAAGGGAATCACAGTCTTACCTGATATACAAACAAATAGTCTGTGGATGAGAGAAGGGAATCACAGTCTTACCTGATATACAAACAAATAGTCTGTGGATGAGAGAAGGGAATCACAGTCTTACCTGATATACAAACAAATAGTCTGTGGATGAGAGAAGGGAATCACAGTCTTACCTGATATTCAAACAAATAGTCTGTGGATGAGAGAAGGGAATCACAGTCTTACCTGATATACAAACAAATAGTCTGTGGATAAGATCACTACTACTACGAAATCTGGACCGGATTTCTTTCTTTGATGCCACAGCAGCAGCTTTGACAGCAAGTTCTATTTCTTCATCATCTTGGCTATCTGATGTGTAAGAACTGGTATCTGAACTACCACTGCTGTCACTACtgaaatataacatgtattatttaagaattatttcatttgcagaaaaaaatacattttttgaaaaagacGCCAACAGTCAttctacattttgtttttatcaaagcaAAGGGAGTTAAATAacgaaaaaacatttaaaattttttaaatatatagaaaataccTAGTTCATATTGATTTTTGTTACTTATTATTTCACTAAGATCTAAATCATTTTACAATAGCTGAATAGTGAGGCTTTCTGTGTACTGTTATAGgcctttattgattttttttatcacaaactTTGTCTCTGTTGTCCCAACGAGGGAGGAAAAAACggttaaattaataataaaatattggCATTCAGGATGAACAAATCCCAGGCTCTATAGCAATAAATAAAGTTATCATATATAACTTCCCATTCGCTGAACCAGTTGCTTAAATACAATTATAGCATTTAGTAGTACTATGAAAGTAAtatgttctttttcttttaagcTTTAAAATATAAGCTGAACTATTTAGTACGATCTCTCACAAGCTACTAGTAaagtcagaaattattgtgtggaATTATTATTGTGATAGAGCCAAAAAGTATGTtaaattcatacaaaaaaattgcaaaaaattgcaataatttcagTTTACATTTATAATGGCACTACCCAGTTACTGACCTATCTCTTTCCCAGTCATAGTTATTTTCATGCACACTAGTGAAGGTGTTGCTGATAGTTCCACGGTATCTAACACGTCTAACTCGGGTATCATGTCGTCCAGTTTTATTTCTATGTGTTTCTTGTATTGAACTACTAGATCTTGTTTTTCCTTTCTGTGTCTCTGACTTAGCACTTGGGTCAGATTTTCCTTTCTGTGTTCCTGATTTTGCGGTGGATCCAGTTTTACAATGTATTCTATCTATAGgtggttttctattttgtgttggTTTAGAATGTGACCTTGAAGTACTACAACTTTGTTGTTCGTCAAGAGGTTGTTCAGATACTTGTTTTTTGTCACTTTTAGATGCCTCTGATGGAGAAACATTACTACAACCTTGTGCACTGGGATAATTTTCTGTTTCCTGTAAAATTTTTGAATCAGATGTTACTTTTATATCCGCCTGATTTTCAGTCTGTTTTCTATTTTCAAGTTTTGACACTGAATTTAAATCCTCGGTTTGTTTATCACAGTCTGAACACAAATTATAAGATGCCATTTGTGGAATTTCAGAATTAAAGTCATTAGAAGGCTGCCCTGCACAAATATTTACTATATCATTAATTATTGAAAGACATATGTCATGAATATTTTCTGCATTGGTAGTATCACAAATATTATTATCTCCTAAAGATTCTGTGCTGTGAGTACTATTTGTAACCACAGCAACAGTTTCATTATCACAGATGTCCACCTCTTTGGGTGTTGCACTGTTTGTATCATCCAAAACTTCATTAGTTCCCACAAAACTATTTTCTTCATCAGGGGAGACAATCCCACAAGAAACTGTGCCAGAGGTACTGGTATTCTCACTTTGTAGTCCTGAGTCACGACTTTCAGATTTATTTAAATGTGAAACAAAATTCCTATCATCACTTGGTGACAAAGTTTGCTGAGATTCATCTAGCTGGCTTATTTTGTCTAATGTTTCATTGGACTTATTGTCCAAAGTTTTTTCCAAAGTAACAGTGATATCTGCATTGTTGTCAGTCTCTTCTGTACTATCTTCAAAGCCAGGATCTGTTTGAGAGTTCTGGCTCACCAATGTAGTTTTTGGTATGACTTTCTCAACAGGTTCATTTGTACATAAGGATTTTTCTAATGATGCTAGCTCCTGTGGTGACAGTGTCTGTAATAATTCTCTACAAAGAAACATAAATTTGTTCTTTATACTATTCTGGTGCTTGATTTGTATCTCGTATATGTATAAAAGTTGTGTTTGTTCCCCCTCATTTTACTCTTGTTTCTTCAGACTGTATGTACATTATTGTATCTATGAATagcaaataaataaatgtttcaattGGCTCAGGAAATTATACATTCCACAGATATTTATCTGTACTTTGCCAAAATGTAACCACAATTCACCATAAGACAATGAAATTTGACATTAAGAAGCACACTTTTATTCAGTCAGATATCATTATGAGAtcttatttatatcaatatttgaGTATAAGTGAAATCTTAATCTAAGCAGATATATTGCCACAAGATGTCTAATGCAAAGATGATTGCAAAGATAAAACTTCTTTTCTTGTATGTAAATTTGTTCTCCTTCTGAACAGGCATGAAATAATTTGGATTTGGATGTTAAGCAATCAACAAATCACCTGTATAAGATAAGGTTTATGGCTCATATCTAATTCTGCTAAAATTGGACAAACGTTATGTGTAAAATGGAGATTTTAGGACAAATAAGCAAATTTCCACAAGTTCCTGACACTTCAACTGACATTTCTAAATTCCAATCATGATTCaataaaatcatcataaaaaacttcaaagaactttactttttttttgaaaagttgaTGCCAAAACAAATGGCTTTTATCATAATACCTACTGAAAAGTACAACATGGACAGTAAAAAGATTACttactttatttttatcaacaaagTCTGGAATGGTCTGAACATTTCTGACATTTCCAATCGATCACATATAGGATTCAATGGTCCATTTGGATAAATAAGTAGCCCACTGAAAACAATCAGTCTGTGTTATTCATACAATAATTGTGGCTAGACAAAGAGAACAGGATACTGCACAATCGTGAGTAAATGAGTTTAATATGTTCGTGTGTCAATAAAATAATATTCTTGATAAACAACTAACATATATAAATCACTAAAAACtttggtggggttggtgttgcAACATTTGAATTTAGTGTGTAATGTATTGTAGATCACAACTTGGaagttttgtcttttatttttatatctgatgtctgttagtcatgttagtattTTCTTCAAACAAAATGTGCTTTTTCTTCTAGAACATTTTAGCATCATGGTACTCtattgttaatatttttgttatctgATACTACCAGAAATGAATCTTTCAAAAAGATATGTGCATATATTTCCAATATTTTAGGATGCTATTGTAAAATTCTGGAGAAGAAGACTTTCTATATCTGCTTATATTGCACTACTAGTCTACATGTATAAGaaaggtgacttatagttgtttacATCTTCTACTTATGTCTCTGCTAGATAGTTGTGTCATTTGTCGTAATTCTTCatcttatcatttttatattgttttaccaAACATTGATCCTATTTTTAAATCCTTTTGCATTGGATAGAGCTCAAACACCTTTCAAAATCATCTGTTCAATATGATATTTCATTACAGCAtgaacacgacgggtgccacacgtggagcaggatctgcttacccttccggggcacctgagatcacccccagtttttggttgggtttgtaTTGCTTAGTCTTAAGGTTTTTAtattgtgtcttctgtactataatttgtctttttatttttagccatgacgttttcagttaattttcgatctatgagtttaaatgtccctctggtatctttcgtccctctttgaagTGTGGATTTAATACCGGGGTACCTACCAAACCATTGCTAATCTTGGTATTGTAAACATTAAAGCTGGATCACAATCATCTATCTGGTCCTGAGTTAATAACTTTATCTTTAATGCCCTGAAAACAGGATCATTATACATATGTCAAAGTATCTTTTGTCAAATGGTTAATTCCTATGAAAGAAAGGtaattttcttaataatttgaattataattatataaaactttATCAAAACAGGTTATAAAATTATAGCATGTTTGCCTCAAATTTATGGAACCATTAAAGACTGACATACCAGATATGGTTTTCACACCAGTTTTCTCTTGAAAAGTTACTGCTATTATTCAGTTATCCAGgggaaaaataattaaatgttgTACCTTTTTTGCCAGTGATTTTGGACTTTTGAAATCCTCTTaatcttaataaatatttatttccaaTTCTTTGAGAAGTACATTTACATTGTATGTGGTCTAAAGAGAAGAGTTATTATCTTTAAATTCTTACAAGTCTGATGTAGTTTCCTTACCTCTGAACTGTTTCAGAGAACAGAACAGTGATCTCCTGAAGAAGGTCATACTCCTTCTTACTCTTCACTGGTACCATAGTACTAACATAACTACAATGTAATAAACAGTAGACATACATAACTACAATGTAATAAACAGTAGACATACATAACTAAAATGTAATAAACAGTAGACATACATAACTACAATGTAATAAACAGTAGACATACATAACTACAATGTAACAAACAGTAGACATACATAACTACAATGTAATAAACAGTAGACATACATAACTACAATGTAACAAACAGTAGACATACATAActacaatgtaataaaaagactACATATTATGTAGTCCTAGCATAACTACAATgtattgatatacaaaaaaataatgtccTGTCAAAATATGGAACAAGTAAACAAACTAAAGACTTGGATTAAGAATATTACAAGCAACTTTTTTTTCAGAACTACTgggaaataaaataaacagtttgaacgaaaataacaaactttttctttacaataatattaaagtcaaacaagaccaagaattttatctaagatattcaaattttgaaactagaagtttatttacaaaaattagaattagtgaccataatttgctcattgagaagggcagatatctaaaaatacctcgagataatagaacatgtccaacttgtaaaaccttagaagatgaaaatcactttctTCCTCTactgtcaaattaataatgtttttcatattaaactttttaatgacatggcaatagataatcctatgtttccaaatctatctgatactgaaaaactagaggctctaaagagcctgtgtcgctcaccttggtctatgggaatattaaacaaaggaagcagatggattcatgacaaaattgtgttttgttgatcatgatgtgtttgtacgtcttactttactaaacattcttgctgcttacagttatctctatctataatgaacttgggccagtagtttcagtggaaaatgttagtaaaaattgttaaaaattgactataaaggacaataactccttagggggtcaattgaccatttcagttatgttgacttatttgtaaatcttactttgctgtacattattgctgtttaaagtttatctctatctataataatattcaagataataacccaaaacagtaaaatttccttaaaattaccaatttaggggcagcaacccaacaacaggttttccgattcatctgaagatttcagggcagataaattttgacctgataaacaattttacccatatcagatttgctctaaatgctttggtttttgagttataaggcaaaaactgcattttacccctatgttctatttttagccagggCGGcttcacgccacacattttttaaactcaATACCCCAAAgctgattgtggccaagtttggattaatttggcccagtagtttcagaaaagaagatttttgtaaaagattactaagatttacaaaaaatggttaaaatctgactataaagggcaataactcctaaaggggtcaactgaccatttcggtcatgttgacttatttgtagatctaactttggtgaacattattgctgtaaacagtttatctctatctataataatattcaagataataaccaaaaacagcaaaatttccttaaaattaccaattcaggggcagcaacccaacaacaggttttccgattcatctgaagatttcagggcagataaattttgacctgataaacaattttacccatatcagatttgctctaaatgctttggtttttgagttataaggcaaaaactgcattttacccctatgttctatttttagccgtggcggccatcttggttggttgaccgggtcacaccactcattttttaaactagataccccaatgatgattgtggcaaagtttggtttaatttggcccagcagtttcagaggagaagatttttgtaaaagttaacaacgacaacggacgacagacgcaaagtgatgggaaaagctcacttggcccttcgggccaggtgagctaactaGTAGTCctaatataaaccaagtgaaaaaaacaggttcctttataaaacagtctttagagctgaggacaggggactcttcgttagttttacttgtataaatttagatatgtgtgtgttcaactcagttattctattgttgttgttacttttgtttatgtcacaagtacaatgttacttatatgacaaataaagattattattagaAAGAGGACATATTACATAGTACTAACATAActacaatgtaataaaaagtacaCATAGTACTAAACATAACTACAATGTAATAACAAGTAGACATATTACATACTGATAAGGCTTTTACTCATTTTAGTATTTTATCTGtatttatgaacatatcaattCATTATACCTTAGTAAGTAGCTTAGTTCTCATTTTactatatataaaataagtacacaatatTTTCGGTACCTTTCAAATTGGAAGACTATAAACGATTTATAGCCTCATGTTactatatataaaataagtacacaataATTTCGGTATCTTTCAAATTGAAAGGGTTGAACTATTTGACCGCAAGCGCCATTATATTTTGCAGAATTTCATATGCAACTAAGGGATTGAATAATGTTGAGAATACCCCAGGAGTTACAACATCGCAAATTACCTATTGTATCTAGGGCTGACATCAGTGTGGAGTCACAGTGGGACGTAGCTTTAGCATTCAGAATATatgtgatgtaaatgtaaaaCAGTATGGTTGTGTTTCTGCTTTTTATATTAGTACAATAGTTGATTTAAAACAGGTATTCATAATGTCTGTTGTCtcggtataataaaacacttGCTGACTGGATTTTCATGGCAAAGTAAGTTTATTGTCTCCTTAGATAGAAACATTTCCATCGCTACGACTCAAGGCAATAGTTGCACCTTGCGGATAATGAACTTACTATTCCATTCATACCCAGTCAAATATATAAACTAATTGCTTTCTAAAAAATgcaattttctaatatttatttgGGTTTTAATAACAGATACtcttcaatctaaaaaaaaaatgtagaaagtCTGAAGTTCTACCAAAATAAGAGGAAAAGAAGAATTTAAGAGAAATTGCTGTGTTTTCAAAATTACTAATGTATTACCTGTATTCAAATTCTgcaaacaatttatcaaaaatcaCCAAAGCTTctttaatctgaaaaaaaatatcatctaaTTAATTAACTGTaaacacagagatatgtcttgtcTGCTTAAACAGTaaacacagagatatgtcttgtcTGCTTAAACAGTAAACACAGAGATATCTCTTGTCTGCTTAAACTGTAAACACAGAGATCTTGTCTGCTTAAACTGTAAACACAGAGATATGTGTTGTCTGCTTAAACTGTaaacacagagatatgtcttgtcTGCTTAAACAGACGACTGATAATAAGCACTAAGATAGATTGTCCTGAACATGgacattaaacaaataaaaatccaccctatcaataatataaaacaaagtctaaaattaaagttcaaattttgtgaaaaattacataaaataagATTGTTTTTGCATCCTTATCATTTGAGTTAAACTATGTGTCAGCCAAGAAAAAACCTTCTTACCCTTTCATTATAAGAATAACTACGCAAACATTGTTCTCTTAGTAATGATCTTAATCTGTCTAGGTTTTTAGTTAAGGCACGGGCAAGTGGTCTCATACTGGCACTCTCTAGTTCCCTGTTCATTATACTGGAACCAGCAGCAAGGcactgtaaaacaattaaaagttgAAGGTTGA carries:
- the LOC139521714 gene encoding lateral signaling target protein 2 homolog; translated protein: MYSIRRWLFRPKKTDAALLAKFYFTDEELNLVAAELDSFDGRKDPERCTALVTKLRSCQDKVLNVIEKIISDAIPTLKANRDFRVKFPDDVLQESLAGQLWFGAECLAAGSSIMNRELESASMRPLARALTKNLDRLRSLLREQCLRSYSYNERIKEALVIFDKLFAEFEYSYVSTMVPVKSKKEYDLLQEITVLFSETVQRALKIKLLTQDQIDDCDPALMFTIPRLAMVCGLLIYPNGPLNPICDRLEMSEMFRPFQTLLIKIKELLQTLSPQELASLEKSLCTNEPVEKVIPKTTLVSQNSQTDPGFEDSTEETDNNADITVTLEKTLDNKSNETLDKISQLDESQQTLSPSDDRNFVSHLNKSESRDSGLQSENTSTSGTVSCGIVSPDEENSFVGTNEVLDDTNSATPKEVDICDNETVAVVTNSTHSTESLGDNNICDTTNAENIHDICLSIINDIVNICAGQPSNDFNSEIPQMASYNLCSDCDKQTEDLNSVSKLENRKQTENQADIKVTSDSKILQETENYPSAQGCSNVSPSEASKSDKKQVSEQPLDEQQSCSTSRSHSKPTQNRKPPIDRIHCKTGSTAKSGTQKGKSDPSAKSETQKGKTRSSSSIQETHRNKTGRHDTRVRRVRYRGTISNTFTSVHENNYDWERDSSDSSGSSDTSSYTSDSQDDEEIELAVKAAAVASKKEIRSRFRSSSDLIHRLFVCISGVADQLQTNYAGDLRNILKSVFDMNSSSEPDEIESVGTKFDRTQHIQAQLQAARVNRYRRSNSNHSHRSREPPEWVPDEQAISCSSCQAIFTFVRRRHHCRNCGKIFCGQCSNNNVPLPHFGHSTPVRVCNRCFMFQVTPFVSES